From Sediminibacterium sp. TEGAF015, a single genomic window includes:
- a CDS encoding LamG-like jellyroll fold domain-containing protein has translation MKNSLLVLFVGILLLPSVQLSAQVQQLQMKDFVIYSAKELKLNDKTSIKPDTATKGNIGSKESINLKKGSTITANLFSRSTIDLDKEITIEGDISANNYKKENGEILKGDKGIKIKGNLHINGNIKLTNEGSTVQGAVKQSTGSSYSGPTPTGGITRSNLVLPLFPVLPVINYYTAGAGSTNSSISLSPGNYGNVNLNSGQTLTLNGVGTYTFKSITSKGSGKVNIVYNFNNAPTGHFRIFVTEKIQLKNISTSAINGGSAKRIFTEVHSSSSTDNDGDDENNAFFLSNETTGSGTIWMGTVWVPYGKIKIKSIEKGGTSRFIGAIWCGNKIIIENNTEIVYAPLKFDPNNISPYYPPPETGKTTDLIGAELTQLTTNVGPITSIPANNIFTIDNTNVTIEAVAIEGQEAALLTYLQSQGLSNTVNNGTGSLTITGSLPINNLLNLNQQTSLLRFSRPLYQPLTKSGLTTSQGVSAIRSNMAKSGFKVEGSGVKIGVLSDSYNTIPNDPALADVVNGDLPGVNNPNGNTTPVQVLLDYPFSKKSDEGRAMLQIIHDIAPKSSLAFRTGFISPGDFAQGIKDLANNGCNIIVDDITYITEPFFKDGIVAKAVDQVAAAGVTYISAAGNYGSKSYENTFSPTTPPIGTAGQAHNFGSSIYQKLTLVPGTYTIVLQWEDNVYSLGGNNGAQTDLDIYLANNDGSTLFGFNRNNINGDPIEVLPFTVNENTETNILVTKTAGSNVKFKYIIFRGEAVLEPITGSGKGTIVGQANAAGAISVGAVLFTNTPQYGGVPTVASFSSRGGIMVNNVNRNKPDIAAPNGVNTTVNMGGQNIDGDGFPNFFGTSAAAPHVAGAVALLIEAKQKFSNQSITPADIKNIMQSTAYPMYGGSQAYASGAGLIQADAMLKTFAKPTPKLTKLESMGDSNFVSLSRLRVKGENLTRETKIKFRGVEIPTNFIDENTVTAQIPAYTGGNPSIQLFTPSVSISQLDGGGSDTLRFFDIPKKTIRVIADNKVKKYGEALPTFTFKVRVDGVSLDSTNLTLAALKLNNLQFSTPATDMTNVGKYYIKPVSPFNSANLSPADMALLELYNYEFVDGTLQIKKLNIKVTPQDKTLVYGDRISNIQFNYVIDPEATINASVKNNLTSSLKQSHDAILDTSVIALVDSRAIVNSRAIVNSRAIVNMGVLVSSRAIVNSRAIVNSRAIVNSRAIVNNVPVYDTTIVKDTTKVIDVPASVVLDFNYDESTQTSSSTLTSSRAIVNSRAIVNSRAIVNSRAIVNSRAIVNGTYSGEPLANSRAIVNTIADVNSRAIVNANTVAGESDTSNIKVAVIIDQTDVDFNRDETLMQDPIEAFKAVSMITGTTVGQHFIVPAALMAENFEITYETGILNITPATLKVVTKDTTVNAGTIPSFTYSISGYQYSDSAANVIAGPASYVVKDGTGAVRDINTLTGGNYTVTTQLNLIAPPPVDFYTGLLGSDYEIISDPTRPSNYIIEQTDGKLTIGTSAFTVTPSAPVTVNNSPGLCSAWVPINNPVISNSTSAITSTTNNAPGVFPVGTTIFTWTVINAAGDTVRANQQVTVVDTEAPVILSGPTKSSDIFFPSGGSTPNSSWAPLIKYFTDPLPAGSVVTGAKVVFTAVDQGWGYSGGDARIHIADTYIGYGILQHYSTTHTISFNGIFPNYVYGGQNTLKMYFIGYPGWEGFWQGGTVTLYYRYGGNLDSITVATSNLVPPPDPTQVYARDNCTATVVHESDASTAASATGAYEIRRTYKATDPAGNTSSVSQIITVTGKDIIAPTAIAQPVTVTLDGTGTATVTATQVNNGSFDNFGGPLTYSFLLPGANNNGQRVTTVNSGTIAGRSITGLTYTHNGQQKTITPANAIRSTLVLSTLTANPVPGGQANRFWDLSANAMSESAALRVLGDFDIGTAFQDCGDVTPQNHQVVFDNPIVPGAGPEIFIVHGGLVNDIQILDVAGNVVLTIPASEINNSSSVSMAAGSVFNGFYLRNKSPFVVEHLGTHYNIQSRVLALDINFDEIPQIGGIRYGGGYSGNCNYVYEIFGIQPPASTVSQIVYTSANIGANPVTLQVTDAAGNSAIATQTVTVECNPTLPCPANISVSTDANSSTAVVNIPLATTTPCGPILSATLPGYTYIGVHKGSAYYLSNSPSTFDVANTNATARGGHLVTIGSTTENQFLVSNVPSGAYWIGLNDIATEGNFVWANGEPVTFTNWSFIYGQEPNNYLGLEDATIIGIGDPNSNGRWNDVPVSDNWRHILEIPNIGGVRQQTAGIASGSVFPLGITNNTYINTNANGVQTTCNVTITVVDNIAPTVNCQPITVVLDNSGMATITPSQVNNGSTDNVGIVTTSLSKSTFYCSDLGNAAMKFTQTPDVVVTNNAANLPLGNSARTISAWINPSVMHNNWGIIGYGQGAVYGGNANGELFAIGLQSGNRLTFWGGYADFVSPAVVPMNTWTYVAVTFDGFSGVLYMNGQSYPFNPTASHGYQLFTPASKFFVGAETTDNGATYRSQYEGSIDDVKVYSRALTPLEIALDMQGTSQTNLVLNYTFSEGLGSAINDAVNNSNPATLLNGSASNWINRNQVTTTLTLTDAAGNTSSCTAVVNVTDPGGYCAVSGATVVNTAKVVPLAELIVPINQSKVYPNPAREKIVVESKYALTSTQQIILVDAAGRIEPQSRTRLLTPNRAEVEVTKLSKGVHYIKLVSQHGIETLKFIKL, from the coding sequence ATGAAAAATAGCCTTTTAGTACTGTTTGTCGGTATATTATTATTGCCATCAGTACAACTATCCGCCCAAGTCCAGCAACTCCAGATGAAAGACTTTGTCATTTACAGTGCCAAGGAATTAAAGCTGAACGACAAAACGTCTATTAAACCGGATACAGCCACCAAGGGGAATATTGGGAGTAAAGAGAGTATCAATCTAAAAAAAGGCTCAACCATTACCGCCAATCTATTCAGTAGAAGTACCATTGACTTAGACAAAGAGATAACGATTGAAGGCGATATTAGTGCGAATAACTATAAAAAGGAAAATGGTGAAATACTAAAAGGAGACAAAGGAATCAAGATCAAAGGGAATTTACATATCAATGGTAATATTAAGCTCACCAATGAAGGAAGCACTGTTCAGGGTGCTGTGAAACAATCCACCGGCTCCAGTTATAGCGGTCCTACTCCCACTGGTGGCATTACCAGAAGCAATTTAGTATTACCCTTATTTCCTGTACTACCCGTAATCAATTATTACACAGCTGGCGCAGGAAGTACCAACAGTTCTATTAGTTTATCCCCAGGAAATTACGGAAATGTCAATTTAAATAGCGGACAAACCTTAACCTTAAATGGAGTGGGCACCTATACTTTTAAATCCATTACCAGTAAGGGAAGTGGGAAAGTAAATATTGTCTATAATTTCAACAATGCCCCTACTGGACATTTCAGGATATTCGTCACCGAGAAAATACAATTAAAAAATATTAGCACCAGTGCCATTAATGGAGGAAGCGCCAAAAGAATTTTCACAGAAGTTCATTCTTCCAGCTCAACAGACAATGACGGGGACGATGAAAACAATGCCTTCTTTCTATCTAATGAAACCACAGGATCTGGAACAATTTGGATGGGAACTGTTTGGGTTCCTTATGGGAAAATAAAAATCAAGTCTATTGAAAAAGGAGGCACTTCCAGATTCATTGGAGCTATTTGGTGTGGCAATAAAATCATTATTGAAAACAATACTGAAATTGTTTATGCCCCATTAAAATTTGATCCCAATAATATCTCACCGTATTATCCGCCTCCCGAAACAGGAAAAACCACTGACTTAATTGGGGCAGAACTTACACAGTTAACAACCAATGTTGGACCTATTACTAGTATTCCAGCTAATAATATTTTTACCATTGACAATACCAATGTAACTATTGAAGCGGTAGCTATAGAAGGACAAGAAGCTGCATTGTTAACCTATTTACAGAGTCAGGGATTGAGTAATACCGTTAACAATGGTACAGGCTCTTTAACCATTACGGGATCATTGCCCATCAACAATCTATTAAATTTAAATCAACAAACATCGTTACTTCGTTTTTCAAGACCCTTGTATCAACCCTTAACCAAATCGGGTTTAACTACTTCTCAGGGTGTTTCCGCTATTCGTTCTAATATGGCGAAGTCGGGTTTTAAAGTGGAAGGCAGTGGGGTAAAAATTGGGGTACTTTCCGATAGTTATAATACCATTCCAAATGATCCGGCACTAGCAGATGTAGTGAATGGGGATTTACCCGGCGTAAATAATCCCAACGGAAACACAACTCCGGTGCAGGTTTTATTAGATTATCCTTTTAGTAAAAAATCGGATGAAGGAAGAGCGATGTTGCAAATTATTCATGATATCGCTCCCAAATCTTCACTGGCTTTTAGAACCGGATTCATTAGTCCCGGAGATTTTGCACAAGGCATTAAAGATTTAGCCAACAATGGATGCAATATTATTGTGGATGATATTACTTATATCACAGAGCCCTTTTTTAAAGATGGGATTGTAGCTAAAGCGGTAGATCAAGTGGCCGCTGCAGGTGTTACTTATATTTCTGCCGCAGGCAACTATGGTAGCAAATCGTATGAAAACACTTTTTCACCTACCACACCACCCATAGGAACGGCAGGTCAAGCACATAATTTTGGAAGTTCCATTTATCAAAAACTCACATTGGTTCCTGGAACCTATACCATTGTATTGCAGTGGGAAGACAATGTGTATTCGTTGGGCGGAAACAATGGTGCACAAACCGATTTGGATATTTATTTAGCCAATAATGACGGCTCTACTTTGTTTGGATTCAACCGAAATAATATCAATGGAGACCCAATTGAAGTATTGCCTTTCACTGTAAATGAAAATACAGAAACCAATATCCTAGTAACCAAAACAGCAGGCAGCAATGTAAAATTCAAGTATATTATTTTCAGAGGCGAAGCGGTACTTGAACCAATTACGGGATCAGGTAAAGGAACCATCGTTGGACAGGCTAATGCAGCGGGAGCTATTTCTGTAGGTGCTGTATTATTTACCAATACCCCACAGTATGGAGGGGTACCTACTGTTGCTTCGTTTTCTTCCAGAGGAGGCATCATGGTAAATAATGTAAACAGAAACAAACCTGATATTGCTGCTCCCAATGGAGTAAATACCACCGTAAATATGGGTGGACAGAATATTGATGGAGATGGATTCCCTAATTTCTTTGGCACTTCGGCTGCTGCTCCACACGTTGCGGGTGCTGTGGCATTATTAATTGAAGCCAAACAAAAATTCTCCAATCAAAGCATCACTCCTGCGGATATCAAAAATATTATGCAGAGTACAGCCTATCCCATGTATGGGGGCAGTCAGGCATATGCCTCTGGTGCAGGATTAATTCAGGCAGATGCTATGCTCAAAACCTTTGCAAAGCCTACCCCTAAACTAACCAAGTTAGAATCAATGGGAGATTCCAATTTTGTGTCGCTATCAAGGTTAAGAGTAAAGGGTGAAAACCTAACCAGGGAAACCAAAATTAAATTCAGAGGTGTAGAAATCCCTACCAACTTTATAGATGAGAATACGGTAACTGCGCAAATTCCAGCGTACACAGGGGGGAATCCAAGCATTCAACTCTTTACTCCTTCGGTTTCAATCAGCCAATTGGATGGAGGCGGTTCCGACACACTGAGATTCTTTGATATTCCTAAAAAAACCATTAGGGTCATTGCAGACAACAAAGTGAAAAAATACGGTGAAGCATTGCCAACGTTCACATTTAAAGTAAGGGTAGATGGGGTTTCGTTGGATTCAACCAATCTAACGCTTGCTGCATTAAAGTTGAACAATTTGCAATTCAGCACACCCGCTACGGATATGACAAATGTGGGTAAATATTATATTAAACCCGTTTCTCCTTTTAATAGTGCCAACTTATCTCCTGCAGATATGGCGCTATTAGAATTGTACAATTATGAATTTGTAGATGGCACTTTACAAATTAAAAAATTAAATATCAAAGTAACACCACAAGATAAAACCTTGGTGTACGGAGATAGAATTAGCAATATACAATTCAATTATGTTATTGACCCAGAGGCCACCATCAATGCCTCAGTGAAAAATAATTTAACCAGTTCATTGAAACAATCGCATGATGCCATTTTAGATACCAGCGTAATTGCATTGGTAGATTCCAGAGCTATCGTGAATTCAAGAGCCATCGTAAACTCCAGAGCCATTGTGAATATGGGCGTATTGGTAAGTAGTAGAGCGATAGTGAATTCAAGAGCCATTGTAAACTCTAGAGCCATCGTAAACTCCAGAGCCATTGTGAACAATGTACCTGTTTACGATACCACCATTGTAAAAGATACTACGAAAGTAATTGATGTGCCTGCTTCAGTAGTGCTAGACTTTAACTATGATGAATCCACGCAAACATCCTCATCTACTTTAACCAGTAGTAGAGCCATCGTAAATTCAAGAGCGATTGTGAATTCAAGAGCCATTGTGAATAGCAGAGCCATTGTAAATTCAAGAGCAATTGTAAATGGAACCTATAGCGGTGAGCCATTGGCAAATAGCAGAGCCATTGTAAACACCATTGCAGACGTGAACAGTAGGGCTATTGTGAATGCGAATACAGTAGCAGGTGAATCGGATACCAGCAATATCAAAGTGGCTGTTATTATAGATCAAACCGATGTTGATTTCAACAGAGATGAAACACTTATGCAAGATCCAATTGAAGCATTCAAAGCGGTTAGCATGATTACAGGTACCACGGTAGGTCAACACTTCATTGTTCCAGCCGCATTAATGGCAGAAAATTTTGAAATCACTTATGAAACAGGTATTCTAAATATTACACCTGCCACCCTAAAAGTGGTAACCAAAGACACCACTGTAAATGCAGGTACAATACCAAGCTTCACCTACTCTATTAGTGGATACCAGTACAGCGATTCTGCTGCAAATGTAATTGCAGGTCCGGCTAGCTATGTGGTTAAAGATGGTACAGGAGCAGTAAGAGATATCAATACATTAACGGGTGGAAATTATACGGTAACTACCCAACTCAATTTAATAGCTCCGCCTCCGGTTGATTTCTATACAGGATTATTAGGAAGTGATTATGAAATTATTTCAGATCCAACAAGACCATCCAACTATATAATAGAACAAACAGACGGAAAGCTAACTATAGGAACTTCAGCCTTTACGGTTACTCCATCAGCCCCTGTAACTGTGAACAATTCACCAGGATTGTGTTCTGCTTGGGTACCTATTAATAACCCAGTCATTTCCAATAGTACAAGTGCTATAACCAGTACTACGAATAATGCTCCAGGTGTATTCCCTGTAGGAACTACTATATTTACCTGGACGGTTATCAATGCTGCTGGGGATACGGTTCGTGCCAATCAGCAAGTAACAGTTGTAGATACGGAAGCACCTGTTATACTTTCTGGTCCAACGAAATCTTCAGATATATTTTTCCCATCGGGAGGTAGTACGCCTAATTCCTCATGGGCTCCTCTGATCAAATACTTCACTGATCCACTACCTGCGGGATCCGTTGTTACTGGAGCGAAAGTGGTATTTACAGCGGTTGATCAGGGATGGGGCTATTCAGGGGGTGACGCAAGAATTCATATAGCTGATACGTATATCGGGTATGGCATCTTACAACATTATTCAACCACGCATACCATTAGTTTCAACGGTATCTTCCCCAACTATGTATATGGCGGACAAAATACCTTGAAAATGTATTTCATTGGCTATCCTGGATGGGAAGGATTCTGGCAAGGCGGTACGGTAACTTTATATTATAGATATGGTGGTAATTTAGATAGCATAACAGTAGCCACTTCCAACTTGGTTCCACCTCCTGATCCAACACAGGTATATGCTAGAGATAATTGTACGGCAACAGTGGTGCACGAATCGGATGCAAGTACAGCTGCGTCCGCAACTGGTGCTTATGAAATTAGAAGGACTTATAAAGCAACCGATCCTGCAGGTAACACAAGTTCGGTTTCACAAATCATAACGGTAACTGGCAAGGACATTATTGCCCCCACTGCCATTGCTCAACCGGTTACGGTTACCTTAGATGGAACAGGAACTGCTACGGTTACGGCTACACAAGTAAACAATGGAAGTTTTGATAATTTTGGAGGACCATTAACTTATAGTTTCTTACTTCCTGGTGCCAATAACAATGGCCAAAGAGTTACCACTGTAAATAGTGGTACAATTGCGGGAAGAAGTATTACTGGATTAACGTATACGCACAATGGGCAACAGAAAACCATTACTCCAGCGAATGCAATAAGGTCTACCCTTGTGTTATCAACCCTTACAGCAAACCCAGTACCGGGAGGTCAGGCCAATCGCTTCTGGGATTTATCTGCTAACGCCATGAGTGAATCTGCTGCTTTAAGAGTATTGGGAGATTTTGATATAGGCACGGCGTTTCAAGATTGTGGAGATGTAACTCCGCAAAATCACCAAGTAGTATTTGATAATCCAATTGTACCTGGGGCAGGTCCTGAAATTTTCATTGTGCATGGTGGATTAGTGAATGATATACAAATATTGGACGTTGCCGGAAATGTAGTATTAACCATTCCTGCAAGTGAAATCAATAACAGTTCTTCTGTTTCTATGGCTGCGGGTAGTGTGTTTAATGGATTCTATTTAAGGAATAAATCTCCCTTTGTTGTAGAACACTTAGGTACGCATTACAATATCCAATCAAGAGTGTTGGCATTGGATATCAATTTTGACGAAATACCACAAATTGGTGGTATCCGATATGGTGGAGGGTATTCTGGAAACTGTAACTATGTTTACGAAATATTTGGTATACAACCTCCTGCTTCTACCGTATCACAAATCGTTTACACCAGTGCAAATATTGGCGCAAACCCTGTAACCTTACAAGTAACCGATGCAGCTGGCAATAGTGCTATTGCTACTCAAACCGTTACAGTGGAATGTAATCCAACGCTACCTTGCCCTGCCAATATTAGTGTTAGTACGGATGCCAATAGTTCTACAGCTGTTGTAAATATCCCATTAGCCACCACTACTCCTTGCGGACCCATATTGAGTGCAACCCTTCCGGGTTATACCTATATAGGTGTTCACAAAGGAAGTGCCTATTATCTGTCTAATAGCCCAAGTACTTTTGATGTTGCCAATACAAATGCAACCGCTCGAGGTGGGCATTTGGTTACCATTGGTTCAACAACTGAGAACCAATTTTTAGTGAGTAATGTTCCCTCAGGTGCCTATTGGATAGGGTTAAATGATATTGCTACAGAAGGCAACTTTGTATGGGCAAATGGAGAACCCGTAACCTTTACCAATTGGAGCTTCATCTATGGCCAAGAACCCAATAATTATCTTGGGCTGGAAGATGCAACCATCATAGGTATTGGTGATCCCAATTCAAATGGCAGATGGAATGATGTACCAGTATCTGATAACTGGAGACATATTTTGGAAATCCCCAACATTGGGGGCGTAAGACAACAAACGGCTGGTATTGCAAGTGGTAGCGTCTTCCCACTGGGAATAACTAACAATACTTATATTAACACGAACGCAAATGGTGTGCAGACTACCTGTAATGTAACTATAACAGTAGTAGATAATATTGCACCAACTGTTAACTGCCAACCCATTACCGTTGTATTAGACAATAGTGGAATGGCTACGATTACGCCTTCTCAGGTGAACAATGGCAGCACCGATAATGTAGGCATTGTAACAACTAGTTTGAGTAAATCAACTTTCTATTGTTCAGACCTAGGTAATGCTGCCATGAAATTTACCCAAACCCCTGATGTAGTAGTTACGAATAATGCTGCCAATCTTCCACTAGGTAATAGTGCAAGAACCATTAGTGCCTGGATCAATCCAAGTGTTATGCACAACAACTGGGGCATTATAGGGTATGGTCAGGGAGCAGTATATGGTGGTAATGCGAATGGTGAACTATTTGCTATTGGCTTACAAAGCGGCAATCGATTAACATTCTGGGGTGGATATGCAGATTTTGTTTCACCGGCCGTAGTTCCTATGAATACCTGGACCTATGTGGCGGTTACATTTGATGGTTTCAGCGGAGTGCTTTATATGAATGGCCAGTCGTATCCGTTTAACCCAACTGCTTCTCATGGGTACCAATTGTTCACGCCAGCAAGTAAGTTCTTTGTAGGTGCCGAAACCACTGATAATGGCGCAACATATCGATCTCAATACGAGGGTTCAATAGATGATGTAAAAGTCTATAGCAGAGCCTTGACGCCACTTGAAATTGCATTGGACATGCAAGGAACTAGTCAAACCAACCTGGTATTAAATTATACATTTAGTGAGGGATTGGGATCGGCTATAAACGATGCGGTTAACAATAGCAATCCGGCTACATTGCTCAATGGTAGTGCATCCAATTGGATCAATAGAAATCAAGTGACAACTACATTAACCTTAACAGATGCAGCTGGCAATACATCCTCTTGTACAGCAGTGGTTAACGTAACCGATCCAGGCGGCTATTGTGCTGTATCAGGTGCTACTGTGGTGAATACAGCCAAAGTAGTTCCATTGGCAGAGTTAATTGTTCCCATTAATCAATCTAAAGTGTATCCGAATCCTGCACGGGAAAAGATAGTAGTTGAGTCTAAATATGCTTTAACGAGTACGCAACAAATTATATTAGTTGATGCTGCAGGCAGAATAGAGCCACAAAGCAGAACCAGACTATTAACGCCGAATAGAGCTGAAGTAGAAGTAACGAAACTATCTAAAGGAGTACATTATATTAAACTTGTAAGCCAACACGGAATAGAAACACTTAAATTCATTAAATTGTAA
- a CDS encoding cyclic nucleotide-binding domain-containing protein gives MKEKRHERLILIERVLLLKAVSIFSETPESILAEIAHLMEEQTFEPGINIVTEGEIGNCMYIIFQGQVRVHKGNQTLAVLKEQNYFGELSLLDTETRSATVTSEKECILYKIDQEPFFDLIDFRPEVMKAVMQNLCKRLRDANHKIFELSKPS, from the coding sequence ATGAAAGAGAAAAGACATGAACGCCTTATTTTAATTGAACGCGTATTGTTATTGAAAGCCGTTTCTATTTTTTCAGAAACACCCGAATCCATTTTAGCCGAAATTGCTCACCTAATGGAAGAGCAAACCTTTGAGCCTGGTATTAATATAGTAACCGAAGGGGAGATAGGGAACTGTATGTATATTATTTTCCAGGGACAGGTAAGAGTGCATAAGGGGAATCAGACATTAGCCGTATTAAAAGAGCAGAATTATTTTGGAGAACTTTCTTTATTAGATACAGAAACCCGCTCAGCAACCGTTACTTCAGAAAAAGAATGCATTTTATACAAAATAGACCAAGAACCCTTTTTCGATTTGATTGATTTTAGACCCGAAGTTATGAAAGCGGTTATGCAAAATTTATGCAAGCGACTGAGGGATGCCAATCATAAAATTTTTGAATTATCGAAGCCCTCTTAA
- a CDS encoding HD domain-containing protein → MPEYFKAEQQILQKLQEYLSADLLYHSYYHTLDVLNAAMLIAEDEKISNEDISLLRVAIAYHDAGFLEIYKGHELKSCEYARADLPKWDFSTEQIDTICGIIMATQIPQSPTTQLQKIIADADLDYLGREEYFHIAHKLFTELAAHHMIGEEAEWHTLQQSFMESHDYFTPFSKQHRNPQKKINLEKLRGLR, encoded by the coding sequence ATGCCTGAATATTTTAAAGCAGAGCAGCAAATTCTGCAAAAACTGCAAGAATACTTATCTGCAGATTTACTTTACCATAGCTATTATCATACCCTTGATGTATTAAATGCTGCCATGCTTATTGCAGAGGATGAAAAGATTTCAAACGAAGATATTAGTTTGCTCAGAGTTGCCATTGCCTATCATGATGCGGGATTTTTAGAAATCTATAAAGGACATGAATTAAAGAGTTGTGAATATGCCAGAGCTGATTTGCCTAAATGGGACTTTTCTACAGAACAGATAGATACCATTTGTGGTATCATTATGGCAACCCAGATACCCCAAAGTCCTACTACCCAATTACAAAAAATTATTGCAGATGCAGATCTGGATTATCTGGGCAGAGAAGAGTATTTTCATATTGCACATAAATTATTCACGGAGTTAGCTGCCCATCATATGATTGGCGAAGAGGCTGAGTGGCATACCCTGCAACAATCTTTCATGGAATCACATGACTATTTTACGCCGTTTAGTAAACAGCATCGCAATCCTCAGAAGAAAATTAATCTTGAAAAATTAAGAGGGCTTCGATAA